One stretch of Excalfactoria chinensis isolate bCotChi1 chromosome 2, bCotChi1.hap2, whole genome shotgun sequence DNA includes these proteins:
- the HEY1 gene encoding hairy/enhancer-of-split related with YRPW motif protein 1 isoform X1 produces the protein MGETAAGRGAGRAPPALLPRALLPRAARRPLGVRPRAAAMKRAHPEYSSSDSEELDEAVEVEKESADENGNLSSTAGSASPSATSQILARKRRRGIIEKRRRDRINNSLSELRRLVPSAFEKQVGRRLCGALPAAPGLCPQLPALSPQGSAKLEKAEILQMTVDHLKMLHTAGGKGYFDAHALAMDYRSLGFRECLAEVARYLSIIEGLDASDPLRVRLVSHLNNYASQREAASGAHAGIGHIPWGNAFGHHPHISHPLLLPQNGPGNTSTPASSSEPHHQGRIAVSHAETSSLRVPPNGSVGPVLPVVTSTTKLSPPLLSSMASLSAFPFSFGSFHLLSPNMLSPSAPTQSANLGKPYRPWGTEIGAF, from the exons ATGGGGGAGACGGCGGCGGGACGAGGCGCGGGGCGCGCGCCGCCCGCCCTCCTGCCGCGCGCCCTCCTGCcgcgcgccgcccgccgcccgctcGGCGTCCGCCCGCGCGCCGCCGCCATGAAGCGAGCGCACCCCGAGTACAGCTCGTCGGACAGCGAGGAGCTGGACGAGGCCGTGGAGGTGGAGAAGGAGAGCGCGGACGAGAACGG GAACCTGAGCTCGACCGCCGGCTCCGCGTCGCCGTCCGCCACCTCGCAGATCCTGGCCAGGAAGCGGCGCCGAGGG ATCATCGAGAAGCGCCGCCGCGACCGCATCAACAACAGCCTGTCCGAGCTGCGCCGGCTGGTGCCCAGCGCCTTCGAGAAGCAGGTAGGCAGGCGGCTGTGCGGGGCTCTGCCCGCCGCGCCGGGGCTCTGCCCGCAGCTCCCGGCCCTCTCTCCTCAGGGATCGGCCAAGCTGGAGAAAGCCGAGATCCTGCAGATGACCGTGGATCACCTGAAGATGCTGCACACGGCCGGGGGGAAAG GTTATTTCGATGCTCATGCTTTGGCTATGGACTACCGGAGTCTCGGGTTCCGAGAGTGCCTGGCTGAAGTGGCTCGATACTTGAGCATCATAGAGGGCCTGGATGCCTCTGACCCGCTGCGGGTCCGACTCGTGTCTCACCTCAATAACTACGCCTCTCAGCGGGAAGCGGCGAGCGGTGCGCATGCTGGCATTGGACACATTCCTTGGGGCAACGCCTTTGGACATCACCCTCACATATCTCACCCATTGCTGCTGCCTCAAAACGGGCCCGGCAATACCAGTACTCCAGCGTCTTCCTCAGAACCGCATCACCAGGGCAGAATTGCCGTCTCACATGCTGAAACTTCCTCACTCAGAGTGCCCCCAAATGGCAGCGTCGGACCAGTGCTCCCCGTGGTCACATCTACTACCAAACtgtctcctcctcttctctcctccatGGCGTCGCTGTCTGCGTTCCCCTTTTCGTTTGGCTCGTTCCATCTACTGTCCCCCAATATGCTGAGCCCATCTGCACCAACGCAATCAGCAAACCTCGGCAAACCATACAGACCATGGGGGACTGAGATTGGAGCCTTTTAA
- the HEY1 gene encoding hairy/enhancer-of-split related with YRPW motif protein 1 isoform X2 yields MGETAAGRGAGRAPPALLPRALLPRAARRPLGVRPRAAAMKRAHPEYSSSDSEELDEAVEVEKESADENGNLSSTAGSASPSATSQILARKRRRGIIEKRRRDRINNSLSELRRLVPSAFEKQGSAKLEKAEILQMTVDHLKMLHTAGGKGYFDAHALAMDYRSLGFRECLAEVARYLSIIEGLDASDPLRVRLVSHLNNYASQREAASGAHAGIGHIPWGNAFGHHPHISHPLLLPQNGPGNTSTPASSSEPHHQGRIAVSHAETSSLRVPPNGSVGPVLPVVTSTTKLSPPLLSSMASLSAFPFSFGSFHLLSPNMLSPSAPTQSANLGKPYRPWGTEIGAF; encoded by the exons ATGGGGGAGACGGCGGCGGGACGAGGCGCGGGGCGCGCGCCGCCCGCCCTCCTGCCGCGCGCCCTCCTGCcgcgcgccgcccgccgcccgctcGGCGTCCGCCCGCGCGCCGCCGCCATGAAGCGAGCGCACCCCGAGTACAGCTCGTCGGACAGCGAGGAGCTGGACGAGGCCGTGGAGGTGGAGAAGGAGAGCGCGGACGAGAACGG GAACCTGAGCTCGACCGCCGGCTCCGCGTCGCCGTCCGCCACCTCGCAGATCCTGGCCAGGAAGCGGCGCCGAGGG ATCATCGAGAAGCGCCGCCGCGACCGCATCAACAACAGCCTGTCCGAGCTGCGCCGGCTGGTGCCCAGCGCCTTCGAGAAGCAG GGATCGGCCAAGCTGGAGAAAGCCGAGATCCTGCAGATGACCGTGGATCACCTGAAGATGCTGCACACGGCCGGGGGGAAAG GTTATTTCGATGCTCATGCTTTGGCTATGGACTACCGGAGTCTCGGGTTCCGAGAGTGCCTGGCTGAAGTGGCTCGATACTTGAGCATCATAGAGGGCCTGGATGCCTCTGACCCGCTGCGGGTCCGACTCGTGTCTCACCTCAATAACTACGCCTCTCAGCGGGAAGCGGCGAGCGGTGCGCATGCTGGCATTGGACACATTCCTTGGGGCAACGCCTTTGGACATCACCCTCACATATCTCACCCATTGCTGCTGCCTCAAAACGGGCCCGGCAATACCAGTACTCCAGCGTCTTCCTCAGAACCGCATCACCAGGGCAGAATTGCCGTCTCACATGCTGAAACTTCCTCACTCAGAGTGCCCCCAAATGGCAGCGTCGGACCAGTGCTCCCCGTGGTCACATCTACTACCAAACtgtctcctcctcttctctcctccatGGCGTCGCTGTCTGCGTTCCCCTTTTCGTTTGGCTCGTTCCATCTACTGTCCCCCAATATGCTGAGCCCATCTGCACCAACGCAATCAGCAAACCTCGGCAAACCATACAGACCATGGGGGACTGAGATTGGAGCCTTTTAA